Within Microbacterium oryzae, the genomic segment TCGTGCTCGTCTCGGCGGGCATCGGCATCACGCCCATCGCGGCCATCCTCGAGGACCTCTCGCGTCGCCAGCCGGACCGCACGGTGCGGCTCTTCCACGCGGACAGGTCGCACGGCACGCACGCGCTGTACGAGGGCCTGCGCCGTCAGGTGCTCGCGATGAGCGACGCCCGGGCGCAGAACTGGTACGAGGAGGGTGCGGAGGCCGCTCCGACGCTCCACCCCGCCCGCAGCGGCTTCATGGACCTGTCCGACATCGAGGTGCCCGAGGAGAGCCAGGTCTTCATGTGCGGACCGCTGCCGTTCATGCAGGCGATGCGTCGCACGCTGCTGCGGAAGGGCATCCCGGCCGAGAGCATCCACTACGAGGTGTTCGGCCCCGACCTCTGGGCGCAGAACCCCGCGGACTGAGGGACGACAGGAGCCTCTGCCGGACGGCGTCCGGCAGAGGCTCCTGTCGTGCGGGGTGGGCCCAGAGGGGCTCGAACCCTCGACCTACGGATTAAAAGTCCGCTGCTCTACCGACTGAGCTATAGGCCCACGACCACTTTACGCGGCCGGGGTGGTAGCTTCGGCGCATGCTGGGCAGACGCACCTTCAGCGACGAGGAGCAGGCCCGCGCGCGGGAGTGGTTCGAGGAGACGCTGCGCGCGGCCCGCGACGTGCACACGATCGGGGAGCGGAGGGCGTCCGAGGGGATCCTGCTGGCGCTCGACCGCTGGTTCATCCATCGGGTGCGCAGCGTCGCGGGGGAGGACACCAACCCGCTCACGGAGCTCGTGCTCGTGGTCGAGGCGATCCTCGCCGACGGCGTCCTCCGCGAGCAGCCGCCGATCATGTACGACCGGGCGCGCTCCGTGCTGGCGAACCCGGTCGGACAGCATCTGACTCTCACGTTCGACGACGTGGAGCGGCTGGGCGGCGCGTTCCTCGACGCCATCGCCGAGCGCTACTCCGAGCCGCGCTGACGCATCCGATCCGCCCCGCCATCCTATCGGCCGAGGGTGTGCACGGCCCCGGAGACGACGGGACCGGTGCGGCGTAGCCTGTTCCGGATGAGTGCGGAGTTCAGCAAGCCGGTGCGCCGGCCCTCGGAGATGTTCGACCGGCTGTTCGCGGGCAGCGACCCGGCCGAGATCTCGCGCGCCGCGCACGCCACCGCGGTCGCGCTCCTGTCGCGCGTGCGCGACGAGGCCGACGCCGACGTCGTGCAGCGGCTCATCTCCTTCACCGCCCGCCACGGCATCGACGACATCGCCGAGCTGTGGTCGCAGTCGCCGGCGCGCTCGCTGCCCGGGTCGCTGTGGCGTCTCTACCTCGTGCAGCTGTCGATCCACGACGACCCCGAGACCTCGTCGCTCCTCTACGAGCGGGGCCGAATCGAGCTGCCCTCCGCGGACGTCGTCGTCGCCGGCGCCCCGACTCCCGCGGGCCCGCAGGAGCTCATGGTCCTCATCGACACCATCCTGCACGGCGCGTTCACGGGCGACTACGCCGTCGCGCTCGACCGCACGGCGTCGTTCTGCCGTGTCGTCGCATCGGGCGCCACGCACCTGGCCGACGACTACGAGGCGACCGAGCCGCACCGGTCGTCGACGCTGACGACGCGGGCGCTGCGCCTGTCGGCGTTCGCGGCCGATCTGACGGCGGCCGCTCGCCTCTGGCGGCGCGACGCGCTCGAGTGAGGCGGGGCGCTCGTACGACGCGATGTCGCATCCGAGCGCGGACATGAAAAAGGCCGAGCCGCAGAAAACGCCTCTCGGCGAAAGGCCGCTCGCAGCGGCAGAATTTGGAGCCCGGGGTTACTGCGGCCCGGCTTGTCCAGTCTAACAAACGCGATCCGGCCGAGGGCCGGCGTGGCGGATCCGGAACGGAAGGACCGGATGGCCGGGGCGTCCTCGCGGAGCCGGCCCCGGCCATCCGCGGTTCAGCCGAAGCGGCCGGAGACGTAGTCCTCGGTGGCCTGCACGGAGGGCGTCGTGAAGATCCGCGTGGTGTCGTCGTACTCGATGAGCTTGCCGGGCTTGCCGGTGCCGGCGATGTTGAAGAAGGCCGTCTTGTCGCTCACGCGCGATGCCTGCTGCATGTTGTGCGTGACGATGACGACGGTGTAGTCGTTCTTCAGCTCGCTGATGAGCTCCTCGATCGCGAAGGTGGAGATCGGGTCGAGGGCGGAGCAGGGCTCGTCCATGAGGATGATGTCGGGCGACACCGCGATCGCGCGCGCGATGCAGAGGCGCTGCTGCTGCCCGCCGGAGAGCCCGGAGCCGGGCTTGTCGAGCCGGTCCTTCACCTCGTTCCAGAGATTGGCGCCGGTCAGCGACTTCTCGACGAGCGCGTCGGCGTCGCCCTTCGAGATGCGCTTGTTGTTGAGCTTCACGCCCGCCAGCACGTTCTCGCGGATGGACATCGTGGGGAACGGGTTCGGCCGCTGGAACACCATGCCGACCTGGCGGCGCACGAGCACCGGGTCGACGCCGGGGCCGTAGAGGTCCTGCCCGTCGACGAGCACCTGGCCCTTCACGGAGGCGCCCGGGATGACCTCGTGCATGCGGTTCAGGGTGCGCAGGAACGTGGACTTGCCGCAGCCCGACGGGCCGATGAAGGCGGTGACGGTGCGGGGCTGGATGTCGATGGACACGCCCTCGACGGCGAGGAAGTCGCCGTAGTAGACGTTGAGGTCGTTGACTTCGATGCTCTTGGACACGGGGGTTCCTTCGGGATGGTCGGAGAGAGTCTGCGGGGTGCTCAGCGGCCGGCGGTCTTCGGCGCGAAGAGCCGCGCGATGAGGCGGGCGACGAGGTTGAGCACCATGACGATGGCGATGAGGGTGAGCGCGGCGGCCCATGCGCGCGCCACGGCCGCATCGGGGTTCGTGCCCTGGTTCATGTACTGGTTGTACGCGAACACCGGCAGGGTCATCATCTGCCCGTCGAACAGGTTGGTGTTGAGGCTGAGGGTGTAGCCCGCGGTGAGGAGCAGGGGCGCGGTCTCGCCGATGACGCGTGCGATGGCGAGCATGACCGTCGTCGTGATGCCGGCGATCGAGGTCGGCAGGACCACCTTCACGATCGTCAGCCACTTCGGCACGCCGAGCGCGTAGGCGGCTTCGCGCAGCTCGTTCGGCACGATCCGCAGCAGCTCCTCGCTGCCGCGGACGACCACGGGGATCATGAGCACGGCGAGGGCCAGGGCGCCCATGAAGCCCATGGAGATGCCGGGGCGGACGAACAGGGCGAAGACCGAGTAGATGAACAGGCCCGCGACGATCGAGGGGATGCCCGTCATCACGTCGACGAAGAAGGTGATCGCGCGCGCGACGCGGCCGCGGCCGTACTCGACGAGGTAGATCGACGTCATGAGGCCCACCGGCACCGCGATGAGGGCGGCCAGCAGCGTGATGAGGACCGTGCCCCAGATGGCGTGGACGATGCCGCCGCCCTCGCCGACGATGTTGCGCATCGAGAACGTGAAGAACTCCGCGTCGAAGCGCTGGATGCCGTTGACGACGACCGTCCACAGCAGCGAGACGAGCGGGAGGAGGGCGATCACGAAGGCGGTCGAGACGAGCGCGGTCATGATGCGGTCCATCGCCTTGCGGCTGCTCTCGGCGATCGATGAGACGACGGCGATGAGGACGATGTAGAGGATCATCCCGACGATCAGCGTGCCGGCGATGTTGAAGTCCGCGAGGTCGCCTCCGGCGGCGGCGACGCCGAAGACCACGGCGGCGGCGGCGAAGGAGCCCAGCAGGAGCGCCCAGGGCGCCCACTTCGGCAGGCGGCCGGACGTCAGGCGCATGCTCTGCGCGGAGGCGGCGATGGCGGCCATGTCAGTTCGCTCCGGAGAACTCGGCGCGGCGCGCGACGATCCAGCGCGCGAACGCATTGACCGCGAAGGTCACGATGAAGAGGATGAGGCCGGTCGCGATGAGGGTGTTGATGCCCTCGTCGTGCGCCTCCGGGAACGCCAGCGCGATGTTGGCGGGGATCGGCGTCGGGTTCGTCGACGTGAGGAGCTCGACGGTCACCGCGCCGGAGACCGAGAGCACCATGGTCACGGCCATCGTCTCGCCGAGCGCGCGGCCGAGGGCGAGCATCGCCGCCGACACCATGCCGCCGCGCGCGAACGGCAGCACGGCCATCCGGATCATCTCCCAGCGCGTGGCGCCGAGCGCGAGCGCGGCCTCCTCGTGCAGCTTGGGGGTCTGCAGGAAGACCTCGCGGCAGATGGCGGTCATGATCGGGATGATCATCACCGCGAGGACCAGCGAGGCGGTGAAGATCGTGCGCCCGGTCGCCGAGACCTGGCCGCTGAAGAGCGGGATCCACCCGAGGTTGTCGTTCAGCCACACGAACAGCGGCTGCAGCACGGGAGCGAGCACGAGGCCGCCCCAGAGGCCGAACACCACCGACGGCACCGCCGCGAGGAGGTCGATGACGTAGCCGAGCGTGGCGGCCAGCCGTCGCGGGGCGTAGTGCGAGATGAACAGCGCGATGCCGATCGCGATCGGGGCGGCGATGACGAGAGCGATGATCGACGACCACACCGTGCCGAAGACGAGCGGGCCGACGTAGGTCCAGAACGACTCTCCGCGGAGGATGTGGTTGTCGCTCGTGTCCGCCCGGAACGCAGGGATGCTCTGGATGACGAGGAAGACCGCGACGGCGGCGAGCACGACGAGGATGATCGTGCCGGCGCCGAGCGCGGTGCCGGAGAAGAGGCGGTCGCCGAGGCGCTGCTTCGCCTTGATCGGCGCTCCCGGGCCCGCGGGCTCCGGGGCGTCGGACGGCGCCTGCGATGCCGTCTTCTCAGTGATGCTCATGTGGTCCCAGTCCTCGGGTCGGCGAAGGGATGCGGATGGTGGGGGCGGCGGCTTCCGCGACGATGCCCTCGCGCCATCCTGACGGGGAGGATCTCCCCGGACAAGGGCGCGAGGGCACCGGCTACGGCGTCAAGCGGGTCAGCCGACCTGGATGCGGTCGACCGCGGCGAGGACCTGCTCGCGGAGACCGTCGGAGATGGGCGCGCTGCCGGCGTTCTCGGCGGCCGCGCTCTGGCCGTCCTCGCTCGCCATGTACTCGAAGTACGCCTTGACGAGCTCGGCGGTGGCGGCGTCCTCGTACTCCTCGCACCCGATGAGGTAGCTCACCAGCGCGATCGGGTAGGCGCCGTCGGTCGCCGCGGCGGGGTCGACGTCGAAGACGAGGTCGCCCTCGCCGCGGCCCTCGACGAGGGGCGAGTTCTCGACGAGCGCGGACGCCGCCTCTGCGGAGTACGCGATGTACTCGCCGTCGACGCCCACGTGGACCTGACCGAGGTCGCCGATCTGCGACGCGTCGGCGTAGCCGATGGCGCCGTTGCCGGAGGTGATGGCCTGGACGACGCCGGAGGTGCCCTGCGCCGCCTCGCCGCCGTCGATCGGCCACTCGCCGGAGACCTCGTACGTCCACACGTCGGAGGCGGTGGCGGCGAGGTAGGTGGCGAAGGTCTCGGTGGTGCCCGAGTCGTCGGAGCGGTGGACGGGCGAGATCGCCAGGTCGGGCAGCTCGGCGTCGGGGTTCGCCTCCGCGATGGCGGGGTCGTTCCAGTTCGTGATCTCGCCGGCGAAGATGCCCGCGATCGTGGCGGCGTCGAGGTTCAGCGTGTCGACGCCCTCGAGGTTGAAGGCCACCGCGACGGGGGAGATGTAGAGGGGGACCTCGACGATGGCGTCGCTGGTGCAGGCGCCGAAGCCGCCCGCGGCGACCTCCTCGTCGTCGAACGCCCGGTCGGACCCGATGAAGTCGCTCGCTCCGGAGAGGAAGTTCTCACGGCCGGTGCCGGAGCCGGTCGGCTCGTAGTTCACCGTCACGTCGGGGTTCGCCGTCTGGAAGCCGGCGACCCAGGCCTCCTGCGCGGCGGTCTGCGACGACGCGCCGGTGGCGTCGAGCGTTCCGCTGAGCGTGCTCTCCTCGGTGCTGTCGCCGGCGGGTGCGGCCGAGCCGCCCTCGTTCGCGGCGCAGCCGGCGAGCGAGAGTGCGGCGATGGCGCTGACGGCGGCCAGGCTCGAAAGACGAGTGATCTTCACGGTGAATCCTCATTCGGTTCAGGGGAGCCCCGCCGGGTTCGCGGGGCACGTGAGGACGCTAAGAGGGCGTGGTGAAGAGACTGCGGTGCGCGGGTGAACGGCAGGTGAACGCGCGGGAGACGGATGGCGCGGGTCAGAACGCGTAGTCGACGACGACCGGAGCGTGGTCGGTCCAGCGCTCCGCGTAGGACGCCTGCCGGTCCACGCGGTAGGCGGCGACCCGCTCCGCGAGGGCGGGGGTCGCCAGCTGGTAGTCGATCCGCCAGCCCGAGTCGTTGTCGAACGCCTGGCCGCGCTGCGACCACCAGGTGTAGGGGCCGGGCACATCGCCGTGGAAGCGGCGGCCCACGTCGACCCAGCCGAGTCCGGTGCCCGTGGTCCCATCGGCGCACGCGACGCTCTCGCCGGCGGCGCCGAGCCATCGGTCGAAGTAGGCCCGCTCGCGCGGGAGGAAGCCCGCCTTCTTGAGGTTGCCCTTCCAGTTCTTGATGTCGAGCTCGCGGTGCCCCACATTGAGGTCGCCGGTGACGACCGCGAGCGCGCCGTCGGCGGCGAGCTCGGGCAGGCGCGCGTCCATGGCCTCGAGGAACGCCCACTTCTGCTCCTGCTTCGGGGTGCCGACCTCGCCCGTGAAGACGTAGGCGCTCACCGCGGTGAGGGTGCGTCCTTCCACCTCGAAGTCGGCCTCCAGCCACCGCCCGTTCGACTCGAGCGACTCGCCGCCGAGCGCGATGCGCGAGGCGGTCGGCTCCAGGCGGCTGGCGATCGCGACGCCCGCGCGCCCCTTCTGCAGGGAGCGGTCCTCGAGGATGTGCCATCCGGGGAGGGCCGCGTCGAGGTGCTCCCGCTCGCCGCGCACCTCCTGCAGCGTGAGGATGTCCACATCGGCGGTGTCCAGCCATCCGGCCATCCCCTTGCGGGCGGCTGCGCGGATCCCGTTGACGTTGACGGCGGCGACGCGGAGGGTTCGAGGCATGGTCTCGAGCCTATCGAGGGCCTCCGACAGCGCTCGCCTCCGAGGGCGGGTCGCGGGGCTGCGGCCGTTCTGCAGGACGCTGTCGCGGTCGTTCTACAGAACGCTGTCGCGGCCGCCCTCGTGCAGGCGGCCGACGACGCCCTTCACGCGCTGGGCGTGCTCGTTCGTGGTGACCAGCAGCGCGTCGTCGGTGTCGACGACGATGAGGTCGGCGACGCCGATCACCGCGATGACGCGGTTGGAGTGCGAGACGATGAGGCCGGTGGACTCGTCGACGATGACCTTGTCGTTCGGGCCGAGCACGCTCATCCGCGCGCTGTCGCCATCCGAGACGAGGTTCGAGAGGCTGGCGAAGTCGCCGACGTCGTCCCAGTCGAACTGGCCGGGCACGACGGCGAGGCGGCGCTTGGCGGCCGCGGGCTCGGCGACCGCGTAGTCGATCGCGATCTTCTTCAGGCCCGGCCACACGCGGGCCACGGTCTCGTCCTTGCGCGCCGGGTCGTCCCATGCCTCGGCGATCTCCATGAGACCCGCGTGCAGCTCGGGCTCGTTCGCGTGCAGCTCGTCGAGGAGCACATCCGCGCGCGAGATGAACATGCCGGCGTTCCAGAGGAACGAGCGGTCGGCGTAGTAGCGGCGGGCGGTCTCGAGATCGGGCTTCTCGACGAACGTGTCGACCATGGCGGCCAGCGGGGCGTCCTCGACGAACAGCTCGGCGCCGGTCTTGATGTAGCCGAAGCCGACGGCGGGCTCGGACGGCTGGATGCCGATGGTGCAGATGTAGCCCTCGCGCGCCACGGCCACGGCCTGACGCACCGTGAACTCGAACACGCGCTGGCGCTTGATGACGTGGTCGGCGGCGAAGGAGCCGATGATCACATCGGGGTTCCGACGGTGCAGGATGGCCGCGGCCAGGCCGATCGCGGCCGCCGACTCGCGGGGCTCCGCCTCGACGAAGACGTTGTGCTCCGGCATGTCGGGGAGCGTCGTCTCCACCTTGGGGCCGTGGGCGGCGCCGGTGACGACCGCGATGTGGTCGCGGTCGGCGAGGGGGAGGAGGCGATCCCACGTCTCCTGGAGGAGGGAGCGGCCCGACCCCGTCAGATCGTGCAGGAACTTCGGCGTCTGGGCCCGGGAGAGGGGCCACAGCCGCGAGCCGACGCCGCCCGCGGGGATGACGGCGAAGAAGTCCTGGATCGGTTCTGACATGTGCACCAGGCTACAAGCCCGTGCGCGCGCGCCCCGCGAGCAGGGCCCGGCGTGGGAGATCTCTCGACGTCGAGATACTTAGGCTTCCCTCATTGGCCCGGCGCGGGGCCCTGGGAGTACCCTGAAGGACGATCGACGGGGCGTCACTGTGCCCGTCTTCGCAGCCTTTGAGAGCAGGAGGACGATCTTGTCCGCTACCGCGCGACCGACGCCCCGGGTGTCGGAGACGACGTCGAGAACCCCGAGAGGCACGCTCTACCGCGGCCGCGAGGGCATGTGGTCGTGGGTGCTTCACCGCATCACCGGCATCGCCATCTTCTTCTTCCTGCTCGTGCACGTCCTCGACACGTCGCTCATCCGCGTGTCGCCCGAGGGGTACGACGCGGTGATCGGCACCTACCAGCACCCGATCATGGGCATCGGCGAGATCGCCCTCGTGGGCGCGATCGCCTTCCATGCCTTCAACGGCCTCCGGATCATCCTCGTGGACTTCTGGTCCAAGGGATCCAAGTATCAGCGCCAGCTGTTCTGGGGCGTCCTGGCCGTCTGGGTCGTCGTCATGGCCGGCTTCGTGCCGCGTCAGCTCATGAACGTGTTCGGGGGAGGACACTGATGACCGCCGCAGAACTCGCCGCTCCGCGCTCGCCGCAGCGGCCCGCTCGCCGAGGCAATCTCGAGAAGTGGGGCTGGATCTACATGCGCGTCTCGGGCGTCCTGCTCGTCGTGCTGATCTTCGGGCACCTGCTCGTCAACCTCGTGCTCCCCGAGGGCGGCGTCCACGCCCTCGACTTCGCCTTCGTCGCCGGCAAGATGGCCGACCCGTTCTGGCAGTGGTGGGACGTCCTCATGCTGTGGCTGGCGTTCATCCACGGCGCCAACGGCATGCGCGTGATCGTCAACGACTACGTGCAGGGCCGCGCGGTGCGCAAGACGCTGGTCTGGGTGATCGGCATCGTCGCCGCGCTCATGATCGTGCTCGGCACGCTCGTGGTGTTCACCTTCGACCCGTGCGCCGGCGTGTTCGGACCATTCGAGAACCCCGACAGCGCGCTGTTCGAGGTCTGCCAGGCCGCCGCGGCCAAGTGACAGGGATAGACGGAAGAGACGTGACGACACAGCACCCCGACGCCGTTCTGAAGGACGGCGTGTACTACCACGAGTTCGACATCGTCATCGTCGGCGCAGGAGGCGCCGGCATGCGCGCCGCGATCGAGGCGGGCCCCGGCGCCAAGACCGCGGTGATCACGAAGCTCTACCCCACGCGCTCCCACACGGGCGCCGCGCAGGGCGGCATGGCCGCTGCGCTGGCGAACGTGGAGGAGGACTCCTGGGAGTGGCACACCTTCGACACCGTCAAGGGCGGCGACTACCTCGTCGACCAGGACGCGGCGGAGATCCTCGCCAAGGAGGCCATCGACGCGGTCATCGACCTCGAGAACATGGGCCTCCCGTTCAACCGCACGCCCGACGGCAAGATCGACCAGCGCCGCTTCGGCGGGCACACGGCCGAGCACGGCAAGACGCCGGTCCGACGCGCCTGCTACGCCGCCGACCGCACCGGCCACATGATCCTGCAGACGCTGTTCCAGAACTGCGTCAAGCTCGGCATCAACTTCTTCAACGAGTACTACGCGCTCGACCTCATCACGGTGAAGGATGCGGACGGCTCCACGAAGATCGCGGGCGTCGTCGCCTACGAGCTCGCCACGGGAGACCTGCACGTCTTCCACTCCAAGGCCGTCATCTTCGCCACCGGCGGCTTCGGCAAGGTCTTCAAGACCACGTCGAACGCGCACACCCTCACCGGCGACGGCGTGGGCATCATCTGGCGCAAGGGCCTGCCGCTGGAGGACATCGAGTTCTTCCAGTTCCACCCGACCGGACTCGCGGGTCTCGGCATCCTCCTCACCGAGGGCGCGCGAGGCGAGGGGGCCATCCTCCGCAACGCGTCGGGCGAGCGCTTCATGGAGCGCTACGCGCCGACCATCAAGGACCTCGCTCCGCGTGACATCGTCGCGCGCTGCATGGTCAAGGAGGTCCTCGAGGGCCGCGGCGCCGGTCCGAACAAGGACTACGTCTACCTCGACTGCACACACCTGGGCGCCGAGGTGCTCGAGACGAAGCTCCCCGACATCACCGAGTTCGCGCGCACCTACCTGGGCGTGGACCCGGTCGTCGAGCCGGTGCCGGTCATGCCGACCGCGCACTACGCCATGGGCGGCATCCCGACCAACAACGCCGCCGAGGTGCTGGCCGACAACGACACCGTCGTTCCCGGCCTCTACGCCGCGGGCGAGTGCGCGTGCGTGTCGGTCCACGGCGCGAACCGCCTCGGCACGAACTCGCTCCTCGACATCAACGTCTTCGGCAAGCGCGCCGGCCGCAACGCGGTCGAGTACGTCAAGACCGGCGAGCTCGTGCCGCTGCCGGCGGACCCGGCGAAGGAGGTGCGCGAGCTCATCGAGCGCGTGCGCAGCGCCAAGGGCACCGAGCGCATCGCGGACATCCGCCGCACCCTGCAGGAGGAGATGGACGCGAACGCCCAGGTCTTCCGCACGGAGGAGACCCTGACCAACGTCATGGGCACCATCCACGACCTGCGCGAGCGCTACGCGAACATCTACGTCGACGACAAGGGCAAGCGGTTCAACACCGACCTGCTCGAGGCGGTCGAGCTCGGGTTCCTGCTCGACCTCGCCGAGATCATCGCGTACGCCGCGCGCAACCGCAAGGAGAGCCGCGGCGGTCACATGCGGGAGGACTACCCCGACCGCGACGACGAGAACTTCATGCAGCACACGATGGCGTACCTCACCGGCGACCCGCACTCGCCGATCCCCGAGGATCACATCCGGCTGGACTGGAAGCCCGTCGTGTTCACCAGGAACGAGCAGGGCGAGTTCAACTACCCGCCGATGGAGAGGAAGTACTGATGTCGACCGCCGTCGCCGAGGCTCCCGCAGCCGACGCCATCCAGTCGTACCTCGTCACGTTCATCGTGCGCCGCTTCGACCCCGAGCTCGACAGCGAGCCGCGCTGGGTCGACTACGACGTCGAGATGTACCCGACCGACCGCGTGCTCGACGCGCTGCACAAGATCAAGTGGGAGGTCGACGGCTCGCTGACCTTCCGTCGCTCGTGCGCTCACGGCATCTGCGGCTCCGACGCCATGCGCATCAACGGCCGCAACCGGCTCGCCTGCAAGACCCTGATCAAGGATCTCGACATCTCGCAGCCGATCTACGTCGAGGCCATCAAGGGCCTGCCGCTGGAGAAGGACCTCGTCGTCGACATGGACCCCTTCTTCGCGGCGTACCGCGACGTGCAGCCGTTCCTGCAGGCGAACAGCGCCCCGGTCAAGGGCAAGGAGCGCGTGCAGTCGATCGCCGACCGCGCCCGCTTCGACGACACCACCAAGTGCATCCTGTGCGCGGCGTGCACCTCGTCGTGCCCGGTGTTCTGGACCGACGGGCAGTACTTCGGCCCGGCCGCGATCGTGAACGCCCACCGCTTCATCTTCGACTCGCGCGACGACGAGGCCCAGGTGCGCCTGGACATCCTCAACGACAAGGAGGGCGTGTGGCGCTGCCGCACGACCTTCAACTGCACCGAGGCGTGCCCCCGCGGCATCGAGGTGACCAAGGCCATCGCCGAGGTCAAGCAGGCGGTGCTCAAGGGGCGTCCCTGACGCATTCTCACGACGGGGTCCGGGACGCGTCCCGGACCCCGTCGTCGTCTTTGTAACTATCGCGTTGCGGTCGCCCTCATCCGCGATTCGCACGGTAGGGGCAAACTAGCGTGAGCATATTGCCCCGTGCCGGATCGGGGCCCGCACACTCTGGAGGACAGTGTGAAGACCATGAAGAAGGCCGCGTTCAGCGGTCTCGCGCTCACCGCGTCGGCGGTCCTGCTCGCGGGCTGCGGGTCGGCCCCCGAGGAGACCACGGGCGGCGCGGAGGCGGAAAGCGACTTCCTGCCCTGCATGATCTCGGACGAGGGCGGCTTCGACGACAAGTCGTTCAACCAGCTCGGCTACGAGGGACTGCTGGCCGCCGGCGAGACGCTCGGCGTGGAGCCGGTCACGGTGGAGTCGAACGACGAGTCCGAGTACGCGGGCAACCTGTCGAGCCTCGTCGACCAGAACTGCAACCTCATCGTCACCGTCGGCTTCAAGCTCGCGGCCGACGCCAACGACGCGGCGGAGGCCAACCCCGACATCCACTTCGTCTCGATCGACGAGCTCGTGGACGTCGACGGCGACGGCACCACCGACCAGGACAACATCAAGCCGCTCGTGTACGACACGGCGCAGGCGGCCTTCCTCGGCGGCTACGCCGCGGCGGCGTACTCCGAGGCCGGCAAGGTCGGCACGTTCGGCGGGGCGAACATCCCCACCGTGACGATCTTCATGGACGGCTTCCGTCAGGGCGTCGAGTACTGGAACGAGCAGAACGACGGCGACGTGCAGGTGGTGGGCTGGGACGGCTCCGACGGCGTGTTCACCGGCGCGTTCGCAGCCGACCAGGGGGCGGTCAACGCCGCTCAGGGCATCGTCGACCAGGGCGTGGACGTGCTGCTGCCCGTCGGCGGCCCGATCTACCAGAGCGCCGCGTCCGTCATCCGCGACTCCGGCCGCGAGATCGCGCTGATCGGCACCGACGCCGACGTGTACGAGTCCGACCCGTCGGTCGCCGACCTGCTGCTGACGTCCATCCAGAAGGGCATGGACATCTCGGTGCAGGAGACGGTCGAGCAGGCCGGCGAGGGCGAGTTCGACGCGGCGCCGTACGTCGGCACGCTGGAGAACGGCGGCGTCTCGATCGCCCCGTTCCACGACTTCGAGGACAAGGTCCCCGAGGGACTGCAGGACGAGCTCGACGAGATCTCCGCGGGGATCATCAACGGCTCGATCGAGGTCCAGTCCTACCTGGCCGAGTGATCGGCTGAGCGCGGGGAGGCCTTCTCGGCCTCCCCGCGCTCGCATGTCCAGCCCTCTCATTAGGATCGGCATATGAAGCTCGAGCTCCGCGGCATCACGAAGCGGTTCGGCGCACTCACCGCCAACGACCACATCGACCTCGTCGTCCAGCCGGGCGA encodes:
- a CDS encoding DNA-directed RNA polymerase subunit beta; this encodes MSAEFSKPVRRPSEMFDRLFAGSDPAEISRAAHATAVALLSRVRDEADADVVQRLISFTARHGIDDIAELWSQSPARSLPGSLWRLYLVQLSIHDDPETSSLLYERGRIELPSADVVVAGAPTPAGPQELMVLIDTILHGAFTGDYAVALDRTASFCRVVASGATHLADDYEATEPHRSSTLTTRALRLSAFAADLTAAARLWRRDALE
- the pstB gene encoding phosphate ABC transporter ATP-binding protein PstB, coding for MSKSIEVNDLNVYYGDFLAVEGVSIDIQPRTVTAFIGPSGCGKSTFLRTLNRMHEVIPGASVKGQVLVDGQDLYGPGVDPVLVRRQVGMVFQRPNPFPTMSIRENVLAGVKLNNKRISKGDADALVEKSLTGANLWNEVKDRLDKPGSGLSGGQQQRLCIARAIAVSPDIILMDEPCSALDPISTFAIEELISELKNDYTVVIVTHNMQQASRVSDKTAFFNIAGTGKPGKLIEYDDTTRIFTTPSVQATEDYVSGRFG
- the pstA gene encoding phosphate ABC transporter permease PstA; amino-acid sequence: MAAIAASAQSMRLTSGRLPKWAPWALLLGSFAAAAVVFGVAAAGGDLADFNIAGTLIVGMILYIVLIAVVSSIAESSRKAMDRIMTALVSTAFVIALLPLVSLLWTVVVNGIQRFDAEFFTFSMRNIVGEGGGIVHAIWGTVLITLLAALIAVPVGLMTSIYLVEYGRGRVARAITFFVDVMTGIPSIVAGLFIYSVFALFVRPGISMGFMGALALAVLMIPVVVRGSEELLRIVPNELREAAYALGVPKWLTIVKVVLPTSIAGITTTVMLAIARVIGETAPLLLTAGYTLSLNTNLFDGQMMTLPVFAYNQYMNQGTNPDAAVARAWAAALTLIAIVMVLNLVARLIARLFAPKTAGR
- the pstC gene encoding phosphate ABC transporter permease subunit PstC, which encodes MSITEKTASQAPSDAPEPAGPGAPIKAKQRLGDRLFSGTALGAGTIILVVLAAVAVFLVIQSIPAFRADTSDNHILRGESFWTYVGPLVFGTVWSSIIALVIAAPIAIGIALFISHYAPRRLAATLGYVIDLLAAVPSVVFGLWGGLVLAPVLQPLFVWLNDNLGWIPLFSGQVSATGRTIFTASLVLAVMIIPIMTAICREVFLQTPKLHEEAALALGATRWEMIRMAVLPFARGGMVSAAMLALGRALGETMAVTMVLSVSGAVTVELLTSTNPTPIPANIALAFPEAHDEGINTLIATGLILFIVTFAVNAFARWIVARRAEFSGAN
- a CDS encoding phosphate ABC transporter substrate-binding protein PstS, with product MKITRLSSLAAVSAIAALSLAGCAANEGGSAAPAGDSTEESTLSGTLDATGASSQTAAQEAWVAGFQTANPDVTVNYEPTGSGTGRENFLSGASDFIGSDRAFDDEEVAAGGFGACTSDAIVEVPLYISPVAVAFNLEGVDTLNLDAATIAGIFAGEITNWNDPAIAEANPDAELPDLAISPVHRSDDSGTTETFATYLAATASDVWTYEVSGEWPIDGGEAAQGTSGVVQAITSGNGAIGYADASQIGDLGQVHVGVDGEYIAYSAEAASALVENSPLVEGRGEGDLVFDVDPAAATDGAYPIALVSYLIGCEEYEDAATAELVKAYFEYMASEDGQSAAAENAGSAPISDGLREQVLAAVDRIQVG
- a CDS encoding exodeoxyribonuclease III, giving the protein MPRTLRVAAVNVNGIRAAARKGMAGWLDTADVDILTLQEVRGEREHLDAALPGWHILEDRSLQKGRAGVAIASRLEPTASRIALGGESLESNGRWLEADFEVEGRTLTAVSAYVFTGEVGTPKQEQKWAFLEAMDARLPELAADGALAVVTGDLNVGHRELDIKNWKGNLKKAGFLPRERAYFDRWLGAAGESVACADGTTGTGLGWVDVGRRFHGDVPGPYTWWSQRGQAFDNDSGWRIDYQLATPALAERVAAYRVDRQASYAERWTDHAPVVVDYAF
- a CDS encoding mannose-1-phosphate guanylyltransferase, with the translated sequence MSEPIQDFFAVIPAGGVGSRLWPLSRAQTPKFLHDLTGSGRSLLQETWDRLLPLADRDHIAVVTGAAHGPKVETTLPDMPEHNVFVEAEPRESAAAIGLAAAILHRRNPDVIIGSFAADHVIKRQRVFEFTVRQAVAVAREGYICTIGIQPSEPAVGFGYIKTGAELFVEDAPLAAMVDTFVEKPDLETARRYYADRSFLWNAGMFISRADVLLDELHANEPELHAGLMEIAEAWDDPARKDETVARVWPGLKKIAIDYAVAEPAAAKRRLAVVPGQFDWDDVGDFASLSNLVSDGDSARMSVLGPNDKVIVDESTGLIVSHSNRVIAVIGVADLIVVDTDDALLVTTNEHAQRVKGVVGRLHEGGRDSVL